The following coding sequences are from one Dermacentor silvarum isolate Dsil-2018 chromosome 4, BIME_Dsil_1.4, whole genome shotgun sequence window:
- the LOC119449860 gene encoding uncharacterized protein LOC119449860, producing the protein MEALARNLYQFFHVILVKAHDEPFWTRNSLERSIQWAKYCEKVHHEAILKGYASYVAMLLKDMSRLTPKRRVVTFDDLKLSSQLLVAEILQCPLLRKGTVQTMLESELAQEPWLEVMCEVFVINSILKDLVEEKEDNQPECGGDFEMLKEKLLGLSDNALDMQLDLLARKSPETLLKLASCEDDRYRTLSCSTGLWTARRLALGDDSVSAYVWRQESGLLCKAACRSPSLMQCLLQRLQEHAESMEPCFTAGADEWILTRNSPMIAWDWKRVAEVWTALKQTADGASSSSAITAFLKQAQGGSRGDFWDDLLFYCESSRNHCHKTRKPVVASPTAESNSLLRNCCI; encoded by the exons ATGGAAGCCCTCGCCAGGAATCTTTACCAGTTTTTTCACGTTATACTTGTCAAGGCACATGACGAGCCTTTTTGGACTCGAAACTCGCTAGAGAGGAGCATTCAGTGGGCCAAGTACTGTGAGAAG GTGCATCACGAAGCCATTTTAAAAGGCTACGCCAGTTACGTGGCGATGTTGCTGAAGGACATGAGTAGGCTGACACCCAAACGGAGAGTCGTGACTTTCGATGATCTGAAACTTTCATCTCAATTGCTAGTGGCG GAAATTCTTCAGTGTCCTTTGTTGAGAAAGGGAActgttcagaccatgctggagtCGGAGCTGGCACAAGAGCCCTGGTTAGAG GTGATGTGCGAGGTCTTTGTGATCAACTCAATACTGAAGGACTTAGTTGAAGAAAAGGAGGATAACCAGCCTGAATGTGGTGGAGACTTTGAAATGCTCAAGGAAAAGCTGTTGGGACTTTCTGA CAATGCACTGGATATGCAATTAGACCTGTTGGCAAGAAAGTCACCT GAGACATTGCTGAAACTTGCCAGCTGTGAGGATGATAGGTACCGCACACTGTCATGCAGCACTGGCCTGTGGACTGCTCGAAGGCTTGCACTCGGGGACGACTCTGTGTCGGCGTACGTGTGGAGGCAGGAGAGCGGGCTGCTGTGTAAGGCAGCCTGCCGAAGTCCCAGTCTCATGCAGTGCCTGTTACAGAGGCTACAGGAGCATGCTGAAAGCATGGAGCCATGTTTCACTGCTGGTGCAGATGAATGGATCCTGACGAG GAACAGCCCTATGATTGCCTGGGACTGGAAGCGTGTTGCTGAAGTCTGGACTGCACTGAAACAAACGGCAGATGGTGCTTCATCTTCATCAGCGATTACAGCTTTTCTCAAGCAAGCGCAAGGGGGATCACGTGGGGACTTTTGGGATGATCTTCTTTTCTACTGTGAATCTTCTCGTAACCACTGTCATAAAACAAGAAAGCCTGTAGTCGCTAGCCCAACTGCCGAGAGTAATTCCTTACTGCGCAACTGTTGCATCTAA